CCTTCTCTTCAATTACCTCACAAAATGAAGCATCTTTGGCTTCCAAGGCAGCCCCATAGGCACAGTCGTAACGACTATCATTATTTTCTACATTAGAACAAGCATTCGAGCTTTTATCTTTTTTGGCTATCGCTGCATAACATCTGTTTTCATATAATTCTTGATCAATTTGATTACAAATATTTAAATTTGAAGTTCCCAATGCAATACCTGAATAACAATTATTTCTATCACCCCCGCTATCCATCTCGTTACAAATTGTAAGGTCTAATTTCTTTACCCCAATAGCCGATAGGCAACTATTACGATAGGAAGATTCTTCTATGTTCACGCAAAGTGATTCGTCTCCTACTTGCTGGGCTACTTCGGAAATACACTTGCTTTCATCATAAAGCCTGCTTTCAATTTTAGCGCAAATTGAAATGTCCTTTTTATTTTTTGCTATTTCTGAATAACAACCGTTGACCCTAAATGTGTCCTCTATCTTTGTACAAATATTTTCATCATTTTTCTCAATCGCAATATCACTATAGCAAGAGCCTTGAGCTCTTTCAGCAGATACCTTCGCGCAAAGATTTTCATTCTTTGTGCTTAAGGCAATCGCACTATAACAAGTTCCCTGTCTACTATTCCCGGAGATGCTCGCGCAAATTTCTGCATCCTCCTTTACAATGGCGACCTTAGAAAAACAAGAATCTTTTTCCTTCTCACTCTCTATTAAATCACAGATACTCTCATCTTCTTTCGCTTCAGCCACACCCTCCAAACATCTTTCTCTTCTGGCGGCGTCTTCCGTCATTTTCAAGCAAAGTTTCGGATCTTTTTTGTTAATAGCTTTATTCATATCTGCATCAAGAAAATCAAACACTCCGCATCCACTCAAAAAAAACATGAAAAATAATGAGAAAAAAAACAAATAACTTTTTTTCACCAAGAGGGTAGTTGCTTCACTGCACATAGACTTATAGTTAATATTTAAATTTTAATTAGTTTTTTTATTTAAAATAACTAAAAACAATTGACAAAAATAAGAAAGAAGAGAAAATAGTTTTTTTTATTTTAAGCATATGATTCAAACAAATCACTAAATCTATTATAAATTTACCATTTTTTAATACAAATAACAAATATAATTAATGTATTATACATCTTGTTACATTTTACAAATACACATTAAAAAAGACCCTCCATTGCTCTGGATAGTCTTTTTTATTATAAGAAAGAGTGATTTATTTCTTTTTCTTCGCTGCAACTTTCTTAACAACTTTTTTCTTCACAACTTTCTTCGCTGCCTTTTTAACAACTTTTTTCGGAGCAACAGGTTTCCTTGGTTTTTTTACCTCTTTCTTCTCTATTAACTCTTCGTTTCTTATTTCAAGTTTGGCTTTTAGTTCTTTAGCAGGCTCTTCGACAGAAACTCTGGCTGATAATATCTGTAATATGCTATCTAATTTAATATTCAGCATCTCAAAATCTTTTTTATAATTAGCTGAAGAAACAACGTTGCTATTACTTATGGCTCTATCATTTTTTTCACTTTTTACACCTTTTCCAAAACAGTCGCTACAAAAAACTGGTTTATCACCGGTTGGTCTAAAAGGGACTTCGCAATTGACACCACATTCTGAACAAACCGCCCTATGCATTTCTCTATCCTCAGAGAAGGTTCGATTATTAGCCCTTCTTTCATTTCTACTTTTATTAGAGGTATCTTTGTTGGCAAAACAATCACTACAAAAAACTGGTTTATCGCCAGTTGGCCTAAAAGGAACCTCACAACTAACTCCACAATCAGAACAAGTTGCCTTATGCATTGTTACTGGTCTATCTGACCCTCCGCCTCTTTTAAAGTCACGGTCTCCACCATGTCTTTTAAAACCACCAAACCCTCCATCTTTTTTAAATTTTCCCATATATTTTTAAATTAATAATCAATATTACCTAAATATAGTGTAGCTCCTTAATCTGAATGAGTCCATAGCAAATTATTTTTAACGTAAAAATTTTCTCAATTTTGAGGATTTATAAATCTCTGGTTTAAAAGACTCTAGTTTTATTATTTTTGTTTTTCTCAGCCCAAATTCCTCTAGCCTCGTATCAAGGTGTTCAATAAAAAATTCCTGATCATATCCTAGACAAATTATATCTGGGCGATGTTCTTTTATGATTAAATACTTATCATCTATATTCCCCAAAATAACATCTTCAACAAGGCCACTATCCCGAATCACTTCAACTCTTTTCTCCTCACTATTTGTTGGGAGTTGTTTTTTTACTTGATTAACTGTTTCATCTCTTGCAACGACCACAATCAAATAATCTC
The genomic region above belongs to Patescibacteria group bacterium and contains:
- a CDS encoding adenylyltransferase/cytidyltransferase family protein gives rise to the protein MIEKTFGKRRLMVFGTFDVFHKGHEDFFRQAKMLGDYLIVVVARDETVNQVKKQLPTNSEEKRVEVIRDSGLVEDVILGNIDDKYLIIKEHRPDIICLGYDQEFFIEHLDTRLEEFGLRKTKIIKLESFKPEIYKSSKLRKFLR